One segment of Primulina tabacum isolate GXHZ01 chromosome 14, ASM2559414v2, whole genome shotgun sequence DNA contains the following:
- the LOC142524452 gene encoding uncharacterized protein LOC142524452, whose amino-acid sequence MSETSRSRVTITLGRTGQVVKRDGSSFDSAYADVQPHSGTKRSVRERLGNYVDSSAQFNNKRMRGDGGAMIDADDIHLSRDDLRYKIIQKNIRKQSHSRLQDGEDLRNVLSRPAQSSTNSVSLWEKLPEPKDTRPRYLEPKDSRQHIPGPMDDRLLMSASRSFSQHLPLPKVQQLLKPRVQLVPDARESGRISLEPKDSRHRTLEISRSSMISDVHGPRTASNVSKMEPGISSSPWTLDHLRRRSPPEEALTTSRGLPAPVRDEESKGIYAVRTLGDTRSSTLKDAFEFSRPTSSSSYLAKMAPPVGPMKTRAPIVSTHPLPSNHAPNTSYVVDDHTTVDIFLRSLGLEKFAIIFKAEEVDMYSLKRMTDSDLKVLGIPMGPRKKIMLALQPRLRRPA is encoded by the exons ATGTCAGAGACTTCGAGGTCTCGGGTCACAATAACACTTGGACGCACTGGTCAG GTGGTGAAAAGGGATGGGAGTTCATTTGATAGTGCTTATGCTGATGTACAGCCACATTCTGGAACCAAGCGATCAGTTAGAGAAAGGCTTGGAAATTACGTAGATTCGTCTGCACAGTTCAATAACAAGAG AATGAGGGGAGATGGTGGAGCTATGATTGATGCTGATG ATATCCATCTAAGTAGAGATGATCTCCGCTacaaaatcattcaaaaaaatattcGCAAGCAAAGTCATAGCAGACTGCAGGATGGAGAAGATCTTCGCAACGTCCTCTCGAGGCCTGCACAATCTTCAACAAATAGTGTATCTTTATGGGAAAAGCTGCCTGAACCAAAGGACACTAGACCACGTTATTTGGAACCGAAAGATAGTAGACAGCACATTCCAGGCCCTATGGATGACAGACTGTTAATGTCAGCGTCCAGGAGTTTTAGCCAGCACTTACCATTACCTAAGGTTCAGCAACTTCTCAAACCTAGGGTACAACTTGTGCCCGATGCCAGAGAAAGTGGACGAATCAGTCTTGAGCCAAAGGATAGCAGACATCGTACGCTAGAGATTAGTCGTTCTAGTATGATATCTGATGTGCATGGCCCAAGAACTGCAAGTAATGTATCTAAGATGGAGCCAGGGATTTCTTCTTCTCCCTGGACTTTGGATCATTTAAGGCGAAGATCACCGCCCGAGGAAGCTTTGACGACTTCTAGAGGTCTTCCTGCACCTGTAAGAGATGAAGAATCAAAGGGAATATATGCTGTTAGAACATTGGGTGATACCAGGTCGAGTACACTTAAAGATGCTTTCGAGTTTTCAAGACCCACAAGTTCTTCATCGTACTTGGCGAAAATGGCTCCACCTGTTGGACCAATGAAGACCAGGGCGCCAATTGTCTCAACACATCCTTTACCTAGCAATCACGCACCGAATACTTCATATGTG GTGGATGATCACACTACTGTTGACATCTTTCTGAGGTCACTGGGCCTTGAAAAGTTTGCCATTATTTTTAAGGCTGAGGAG GTGGATATGTATTCTTTGAAGCGGATGACTGACAGTGACCTTAAAGTGTTGGGAATACCCATG GGACCAAGAAAGAAAATCATGCTTGCACTGCAACCTCGTCTCAGAAGGCCAGCATGA
- the LOC142525253 gene encoding two-component response regulator ARR5-like, whose amino-acid sequence MANNGVFSRLKRVEETETLEDFPPCFDTHEVHVLAVDDSLVDRKVIERLLKITSCKVTAVDSGRRALQYLGLDHEEENPAEFDGLKVDLIITDYCMPGMTGYELLKKIKGSSIFREIPVVIMSSENVLARIDRCLEEGAEDFIVKPVKLSDVERLKSYMFGEGRNQRHERYFNKRKSCESPDSSSSPSPSPPSSPSQMDNSSSPSPPSSPRSFSSFPSRQSTSCSPTTLESPTRRIKLKFDE is encoded by the exons ATGGCAAATAATGGGGTATTTTCAAGATTAAAGAGAGTAGAGGAAACTGAAACGTTGGAGGATTTTCCACCATGTTTCGATACTCATGAAGTTCATGTTCTTGCTGTGGATGATAGTTTAGTTGATAGGAAAGTAATCGAGAGGCTCCTCAAAATCACTTCTTGCAAag TGACAGCAGTGGACAGTGGGAGGAGGGCTTTGCAATACTTAGGCTTAGATCATGAAGAGGAAAACCCAGCTGAATTCGAT GGATTAAAGGTAGATCTGATTATCACAGATTATTGTATGCCAGGAATGACTGGATACGAACTACTGAAAAAAATCAAG GGTTCATCTATTTTTCGAGAAATTCCAGTGGTAATTATGTCTTCTGAAAATGTATTGGCTCGGATCGACAG ATGTTTGGAAGAAGGTGCCGAAGATTTCATCGTAAAGCCCGTGAAATTATCCGATGTAGAACGATTGAAGAGCTACATGTTTGGCGAGGGACGGAACCAAAGACATGAGAGATACTTTAACAAGAGAAAATCATGTGAAAGTCCCGACTCGTCCTCCTCACCATCACCATCTCCACCATCATCGCCATCTCAAATGGATAACTCATCGAGTCCATCTCCGCCATCCTCCCCAAGATCGTTTTCTTCATTCCCATCAAGACAATCCACGTCTTGCTCTCCTACAACGCTAGAATCTCCCACGAGGCGGATTAAATTAAAGTTCGAcgagtaa